Proteins from a single region of Alloscardovia omnicolens:
- a CDS encoding RsmD family RNA methyltransferase: protein MIHNADQSQLESVGEGRLEADVVIERYADQGRCVTHVDGRVVFVRFALPGEKVRIRIDEPHNRKDRFWTAEVTEVYEASSDRVEPAWPLAGPLAWGGGAGGADLSHVSLEGQIAWKRASIEEQLERIGKIENPSVPVLRVPEDEDTQGLHWRTRVEFITDDEGFVSMRRRESHDRVRVKDMPLASQQVLKVAEHLDLFNRRFEPGAHIRITAPEPREGQTDVLSSGNWSLMINQELADGHEYVRERVELADGKACEYSVLASGFWQMHRMAPEILARDVMNLAQTYAVSEGLLPDNGVIWDLYSGSGLFTMPAASRLVPGGEVLAIEGAEQAVSSAIKNAKRNNIHNVTEVAGDVLQSLRHVKKNYPHLAKPDLVILDPPRAGAGKKVVEQIAQSEAATVVYVSCNPASLARDIAVFGERGYNITFIHAHDIYPMTHHVETVCLLSHKG, encoded by the coding sequence ATGATACACAACGCTGACCAATCTCAACTTGAAAGTGTGGGAGAAGGACGTTTAGAAGCTGACGTTGTTATTGAACGTTATGCCGATCAAGGACGTTGCGTAACGCATGTAGATGGGCGAGTAGTTTTTGTGCGCTTTGCGTTGCCTGGAGAAAAAGTACGCATACGCATTGATGAGCCGCATAATCGTAAAGATCGTTTCTGGACAGCTGAAGTAACCGAAGTGTATGAAGCAAGTTCAGACAGAGTTGAACCAGCATGGCCTTTAGCAGGACCGCTCGCATGGGGTGGAGGAGCTGGGGGAGCAGACCTCAGTCATGTGTCTTTAGAAGGGCAGATTGCTTGGAAACGAGCCAGTATTGAGGAACAACTTGAGCGGATTGGAAAAATAGAGAATCCATCTGTGCCTGTTTTGCGTGTGCCTGAAGATGAAGATACTCAGGGATTGCATTGGCGTACTCGCGTTGAATTTATTACTGATGATGAGGGTTTCGTATCCATGCGTCGGCGTGAATCGCATGATCGTGTGCGTGTGAAAGATATGCCATTAGCTTCACAGCAAGTGCTCAAAGTGGCTGAGCATCTTGATCTTTTTAATCGCCGTTTCGAGCCTGGTGCTCATATTCGCATTACAGCGCCAGAGCCGCGTGAGGGGCAGACTGATGTGCTGAGCTCCGGTAATTGGTCGCTGATGATTAACCAAGAGCTTGCTGATGGGCATGAATATGTGCGTGAACGCGTAGAACTTGCTGATGGCAAAGCTTGTGAATACAGTGTTCTCGCTTCTGGTTTCTGGCAGATGCACCGCATGGCACCTGAAATTTTAGCTCGCGATGTGATGAACTTAGCGCAGACCTACGCAGTTTCTGAAGGGTTGTTGCCAGACAATGGCGTGATCTGGGACTTATATTCTGGTTCCGGCTTATTTACCATGCCTGCCGCTTCTCGACTTGTCCCCGGCGGCGAAGTTCTAGCTATTGAAGGTGCTGAACAAGCTGTATCGTCGGCAATAAAAAATGCGAAACGCAATAATATTCATAATGTGACTGAAGTTGCTGGCGATGTTTTGCAATCGTTACGTCATGTTAAGAAGAATTATCCTCATCTGGCAAAGCCGGATTTGGTTATTCTTGATCCGCCGCGTGCTGGAGCAGGTAAAAAGGTTGTTGAACAGATTGCACAGTCTGAAGCTGCGACGGTTGTGTATGTGTCGTGCAATCCGGCATCACTTGCGCGTGATATTGCAGTGTTTGGTGAACGAGGCTACAACATTACGTTTATTCATGCACATGATATTTATCCGATGACTCACCATGTTGAGACGGTGTGCTTGCTGTCACACAAGGGCTAG
- a CDS encoding recombinase family protein has product MPQVTIIPAKPQLGNRSSTEEIKKLRVAAYCRVSTDTEEQETSYEAQVEHYKHYIKAHPEWTFAGIYADDGISGTNTKKREEFNRMIEACMAGDIDMIITKSISRFARNTLDCLKYIRQLKEQNIAVLFEKESINTLDAKGEVLLTIMASLAQQESQSLSQNVKMGIQYRYQQGKVQINHNHFLGYTKDTDGNLIIDPEQAETVKRIFREFLDGKSPHSIAKGLQADGIVNGAGKTKWWESNIRKILSNEKYMGDALLQKTVTTDFLTKTRVKNTGQAQQYYVENNHEAIIPKDIFMLAQEELIKRSKSYLSPAGVRRNYSSQHPLSQKVICAECGDLFRRIHWNNRGKKSIVWRCISRVEAAHAHMVCHARTVPEDELKEVCIKAFNMLLVSKQDFIDQLTHNLEQAIEPTNDTNALEIDKRLEELQQQLIGKVQQKQDYAQIAEEIHALRARQVNIAQEQTRQSENLMRMNELKAFIEQQDLSIQDFDETLVRRLVESITIEDEGYTVTFKSGTSLHIG; this is encoded by the coding sequence ATGCCACAAGTAACCATCATTCCAGCTAAACCACAACTAGGAAATCGCTCCAGCACAGAGGAAATCAAAAAGCTTCGCGTTGCCGCATATTGCCGCGTATCCACCGATACCGAAGAACAAGAAACAAGCTACGAAGCACAAGTCGAACATTACAAGCACTATATAAAAGCTCACCCAGAATGGACGTTCGCTGGTATCTATGCGGATGACGGCATCTCGGGTACCAACACCAAGAAGCGAGAAGAATTCAACCGGATGATTGAAGCGTGTATGGCAGGTGACATCGACATGATTATCACCAAATCCATCTCACGTTTTGCAAGAAACACGCTGGACTGCCTCAAATACATCCGCCAACTCAAAGAACAAAACATCGCTGTTCTCTTTGAAAAAGAATCCATCAACACGCTGGACGCAAAAGGCGAAGTACTCTTAACCATCATGGCAAGCCTTGCACAGCAAGAAAGTCAATCACTATCGCAAAACGTCAAAATGGGAATTCAGTACCGCTACCAGCAAGGCAAAGTCCAAATTAACCATAACCATTTTCTGGGCTACACCAAAGACACAGACGGTAACCTCATCATCGATCCCGAGCAAGCAGAAACCGTCAAACGCATCTTTAGAGAATTCCTTGATGGGAAAAGTCCCCATAGCATTGCTAAAGGCTTGCAAGCAGACGGGATTGTCAACGGTGCGGGTAAAACAAAATGGTGGGAATCCAACATCAGGAAAATCCTCAGCAATGAGAAATACATGGGAGATGCTCTCTTACAAAAAACTGTGACCACGGATTTCTTGACGAAAACACGAGTGAAAAACACCGGGCAAGCCCAGCAATACTATGTGGAAAACAACCACGAAGCAATTATCCCAAAAGACATCTTCATGCTCGCGCAAGAAGAGCTCATCAAACGATCCAAAAGCTACCTCAGCCCTGCTGGTGTTCGGCGCAACTATTCGAGCCAACATCCACTGTCCCAGAAGGTCATATGTGCCGAGTGCGGCGACCTGTTCAGGCGAATCCATTGGAACAATCGTGGTAAGAAATCCATCGTTTGGCGCTGCATATCACGAGTTGAAGCTGCCCACGCACACATGGTTTGCCATGCAAGAACCGTGCCCGAAGACGAGCTCAAAGAGGTCTGCATTAAAGCATTCAACATGTTGCTTGTCTCCAAGCAAGATTTCATCGACCAGCTCACCCACAACCTTGAACAAGCCATTGAGCCCACAAACGATACGAACGCCCTCGAGATTGATAAAAGGCTCGAAGAACTCCAACAACAACTCATAGGTAAAGTTCAGCAAAAACAAGACTACGCTCAAATCGCAGAAGAAATACACGCCCTAAGAGCCAGACAAGTAAACATCGCACAAGAACAAACCCGCCAGTCAGAAAACCTCATGCGAATGAATGAACTCAAAGCATTCATCGAGCAACAAGACCTATCAATCCAAGACTTTGACGAAACCCTCGTGCGCCGCCTCGTCGAATCCATCACCATAGAAGACGAAGGTTATACCGTAACCTTCAAATCAGGCACAAGCCTACACATCGGCTAA
- a CDS encoding recombinase family protein codes for MKKVVTINASSTENTHPRDLRVAAYCRVSTDSTDQENSLEAQKQHYETLISSHIGWSLVEVFFDFGISGTKKHSRPALNRMLEQCRQGLIDRVLTKSISRFSRNTTDCLEMVRELTALGISIYFEKEQIDTLQMEDELFLTLLSSFAQDESYSIAQNLRWSITKRFQAGTFKLSSPPYGYIWNGENLVIDEHKAPVVQDIFACALSGMGSSAIAKKLNDAHVPPCRGTVWRGTVIRSILRNEKYTGDVIFQKTYTDDAYKRHTNRGEKEHYHVTNHHEAIISHEKFEKVQHLLSLRSSRKNNPQGSNKCLARYTFSGKITCAVCHSTFKRITYGSQSDAVKWGCTGHIENKDTCPIKAIPDESIKAAFTTLFNKLIFARQMILAPYLADLQSHAQDNSAQRIYVLNSSVSNLEQSLSDYQNLLKEGLIDQALYLKEASIVKSKIQAAKKEITQIEHGIENSVDFVKAAHELFDKTSRAKMQQNFDDQLFLDTVNRVHIQSQHELVFELKCGLLLPERI; via the coding sequence ATGAAAAAAGTAGTAACGATTAACGCGAGCAGCACCGAAAATACGCACCCACGCGATCTACGTGTTGCTGCTTATTGCAGAGTTTCAACCGATAGCACGGATCAAGAAAATAGTCTTGAAGCACAAAAGCAGCATTACGAAACACTCATCTCCAGTCACATCGGCTGGTCGCTAGTTGAAGTATTTTTTGATTTTGGTATCAGCGGCACAAAGAAACATTCACGCCCTGCCTTAAATCGCATGCTGGAACAATGCCGTCAAGGCCTTATCGACCGCGTCTTAACCAAATCCATCTCAAGGTTTTCTCGCAACACCACAGACTGCCTTGAAATGGTTCGCGAACTCACTGCGCTAGGCATATCTATCTACTTTGAAAAAGAACAAATAGATACCTTGCAGATGGAAGATGAACTGTTTTTAACCTTGCTGTCGAGTTTTGCTCAAGACGAGTCCTACTCCATCGCGCAAAACCTCAGATGGTCTATTACGAAACGCTTTCAGGCAGGAACATTCAAACTGTCCAGCCCACCCTACGGTTATATATGGAATGGTGAAAACCTCGTCATCGACGAACACAAAGCGCCCGTTGTTCAAGACATTTTCGCTTGTGCTCTATCCGGAATGGGAAGTAGCGCCATTGCTAAAAAACTCAACGATGCACACGTCCCACCATGCCGAGGCACGGTGTGGAGAGGCACGGTTATTCGCTCGATTTTGAGAAACGAGAAATATACCGGTGATGTTATTTTCCAAAAAACCTATACCGATGATGCCTACAAACGCCACACGAACAGGGGAGAAAAAGAACACTACCATGTAACCAATCATCACGAGGCAATCATCAGCCATGAAAAGTTCGAAAAGGTCCAACACTTGCTCTCGCTTCGTTCCAGTCGAAAGAACAACCCCCAAGGAAGTAACAAGTGTCTTGCACGCTATACTTTCTCGGGAAAAATCACATGCGCAGTATGCCATTCCACATTTAAGCGCATAACCTACGGCAGTCAAAGTGATGCAGTGAAATGGGGATGCACAGGTCACATAGAAAACAAAGATACCTGCCCGATAAAAGCGATCCCAGATGAATCCATCAAAGCCGCTTTTACCACCCTGTTCAACAAACTCATCTTTGCACGCCAAATGATCCTTGCACCCTATCTTGCTGATTTACAGTCACACGCTCAGGACAACTCAGCGCAAAGAATCTATGTCCTAAACAGCTCGGTATCAAACCTAGAACAAAGCCTGAGCGACTACCAAAACTTGCTGAAAGAAGGTCTTATCGACCAAGCCTTATACCTCAAGGAAGCAAGCATCGTAAAAAGCAAAATACAAGCCGCAAAAAAGGAAATCACTCAAATCGAGCACGGCATCGAAAACTCAGTCGACTTTGTCAAAGCTGCCCATGAACTCTTCGATAAAACCAGTCGAGCAAAAATGCAACAAAACTTTGATGACCAGTTGTTCTTAGACACCGTCAATCGCGTACACATACAAAGCCAACATGAGCTGGTCTTTGAACTCAAATGCGGACTACTTTTACCAGAAAGGATATAA
- a CDS encoding N-acetylmuramoyl-L-alanine amidase, producing the protein MKNWNTLDADVNLILNKHYSKGRQGASINKIIIHHNDGNLSIQGCYNVWQTRAASAHYQVQSDGKIGQLVWDRDTAWHAGNWNANITSIGIEHADITRNPYRISDACLDNGAHLVAALCKYYKLGRPQWHKNVFGHKDFAATECPASLAGSQHGAYMARAQYWYDKMTGSTSAPVPATPKPTPPSQSAAKDVDALARAVIRGDYGNGDERKRRLGQNYSAVQARVNEILSGKPSPKPASKSVDELAREVIRGNWGNGQARKDRLTQAGYNYAAIQRRVNELLR; encoded by the coding sequence ATGAAAAACTGGAACACTCTCGATGCAGACGTCAATCTCATCTTGAACAAACACTACTCAAAAGGCCGCCAAGGTGCGTCCATCAATAAAATCATCATTCACCACAACGACGGTAACCTCTCCATCCAAGGCTGCTACAACGTCTGGCAAACCAGAGCTGCATCCGCTCACTATCAAGTCCAGTCGGACGGTAAAATCGGACAGCTTGTCTGGGACAGGGATACCGCATGGCATGCAGGAAACTGGAACGCCAACATCACCTCCATTGGTATCGAGCACGCAGACATCACAAGAAACCCGTACCGCATCTCCGATGCTTGTTTGGATAATGGCGCGCACCTAGTTGCGGCTCTCTGCAAGTACTACAAGCTAGGTCGCCCTCAGTGGCACAAGAATGTCTTTGGTCATAAAGACTTTGCCGCAACCGAATGCCCGGCATCCCTTGCAGGTTCACAGCACGGTGCCTATATGGCACGCGCCCAGTACTGGTACGACAAGATGACGGGCTCAACAAGTGCTCCCGTACCAGCTACTCCAAAGCCAACGCCGCCTTCGCAAAGTGCTGCCAAGGACGTAGACGCTTTGGCACGCGCTGTTATCCGTGGAGATTATGGCAACGGAGACGAACGCAAACGCCGACTCGGACAAAACTACTCAGCCGTTCAAGCACGTGTCAATGAAATCCTATCCGGCAAACCAAGCCCAAAGCCAGCGTCTAAGTCCGTGGATGAGCTGGCACGTGAAGTCATCCGTGGAAACTGGGGAAACGGACAGGCCAGAAAAGACCGGCTCACCCAAGCTGGCTATAACTACGCAGCTATCCAGCGCCGCGTCAACGAACTCCTCCGATAA
- a CDS encoding phage holin family protein: protein MKEFWTSIQLTYTAIGAWLGYYLGGFDGLLYALVIFVICDYVTGILCAIADKKLSSSVGFKGIARKVLIFILVGAGHILDTHIIGTGSMLRTAVIFFYLSNEGLSLIENATHLGLPVPDKLKRVLAQLHDRTEKDEKVSSDEK, encoded by the coding sequence ATGAAAGAATTTTGGACCAGCATACAGCTCACCTATACCGCCATCGGAGCGTGGCTTGGCTACTACCTCGGTGGCTTTGACGGGCTGCTCTATGCCCTCGTCATCTTTGTCATCTGCGACTACGTCACCGGGATCTTGTGTGCCATCGCAGACAAAAAGCTCTCCAGCTCCGTAGGCTTTAAAGGCATCGCCAGAAAAGTACTCATCTTCATCCTAGTCGGCGCAGGCCACATCCTTGATACCCACATCATTGGCACAGGTAGCATGCTCAGAACTGCAGTCATCTTCTTCTACCTGTCCAATGAAGGCTTGTCTCTCATCGAAAACGCCACGCACCTTGGCCTCCCGGTTCCTGACAAGCTAAAGCGCGTCCTAGCACAGCTCCATGACCGCACCGAAAAAGACGAGAAGGTATCAAGCGATGAGAAGTAG
- a CDS encoding phage tail protein → MYQVYANDKLLHQPGDDTCALTDATLSLAVNKSGSFEATLACSHPLYKSLREMSTTIRIEQDGEPLFYGRIISVQKDFQGNKHISCEGELAYLLDSVQPPHEFHDISVRAFLEHLIAEHNKQVGTNGTQFKVGQVTVTDPNDSLYRYTNWETTLDAITDKLTERLGGFIRTRHVGSVRYLDYLEDYGHTSNQLIEFGENLLDYSENLDATELATRIIPLGAKKETSSIQALDEHVTIESVNAGKTYVESTSAQKLYGVITKTVTFDDVTLPENLKRKAQQYLADTQFATLSLMLNAVDLHLLDKTIEAFRLGDSIRVISAPHGMDRRFTLMALTLKLDDPAGSTITLGDKQRASFTERSVSANQDIIKRIDTLPSQSETLRLAKDNATALITAQTTGNVVTRANEILIMDTKDTSSAKKVWRWNMAGLGYSKTGYKGTYGTAITMNGAIVADYITAGTLNADLIRVGTLKDKQGNVSWNLATGALDAKNLSITSPNFTLTRTGYLTAKSANLTGSLTTETDTTKLRVGYGYMAIDYNDKEIGLVGGNGFAGSDTIAGLNFNLKNTGDYMSWSAQPASGGNFTMIWTYARSRFGNFSAGCLNAGCDIDMHGHALKNVRFDVGGITGTCNFVKINSMSSDGTVSNWSNNCKMVFKNGILISGTF, encoded by the coding sequence ATGTACCAGGTATACGCAAACGATAAATTGCTCCACCAACCAGGAGACGACACCTGCGCACTCACTGACGCTACCTTGAGCCTTGCCGTAAACAAATCAGGAAGCTTTGAAGCCACCCTTGCATGCTCGCACCCACTCTATAAGAGCCTTCGTGAAATGAGCACGACAATTCGCATCGAGCAAGACGGAGAACCTCTCTTTTACGGGCGCATTATTTCTGTACAAAAGGACTTTCAAGGAAACAAACACATCAGCTGTGAAGGCGAACTGGCATATCTCCTTGATAGCGTGCAACCACCCCACGAGTTTCACGACATCAGCGTGCGAGCCTTCTTAGAGCACCTAATCGCCGAGCACAACAAACAAGTAGGTACGAATGGCACACAGTTTAAAGTCGGACAAGTCACGGTCACAGACCCGAATGATTCGCTCTATCGCTACACCAACTGGGAAACCACGCTGGATGCCATAACAGATAAGCTCACCGAGCGCCTTGGAGGCTTTATCCGCACGCGCCACGTGGGAAGTGTGCGCTACCTCGACTACCTAGAGGATTATGGCCACACGTCCAATCAGTTAATCGAGTTTGGTGAAAACCTGCTGGACTACTCTGAAAACCTCGATGCCACAGAGCTTGCAACGCGCATCATCCCACTGGGTGCGAAAAAAGAAACGTCGAGCATTCAAGCCCTGGATGAGCACGTCACCATCGAGAGCGTAAACGCTGGCAAAACCTATGTAGAAAGCACTTCTGCTCAAAAGCTCTACGGCGTTATCACTAAAACCGTGACCTTTGATGATGTGACGCTTCCAGAAAACCTTAAGCGAAAGGCACAGCAGTACCTAGCTGATACGCAGTTTGCCACGCTTTCCCTCATGCTAAATGCTGTGGACTTACACCTGCTGGACAAAACCATCGAAGCCTTTAGGCTGGGAGACTCCATCCGTGTTATATCCGCTCCCCACGGGATGGATAGGCGCTTTACGCTGATGGCGCTGACCCTCAAGCTAGACGATCCGGCAGGCTCTACCATCACGCTTGGCGATAAACAGCGGGCAAGCTTTACCGAGCGAAGTGTCAGTGCCAATCAAGACATCATCAAACGAATCGACACGCTGCCAAGCCAAAGTGAAACCCTGCGCCTAGCAAAAGATAACGCCACTGCTCTTATCACAGCCCAGACCACAGGCAATGTGGTCACACGAGCAAACGAAATCCTCATCATGGACACCAAAGACACCAGCTCTGCGAAAAAGGTCTGGAGGTGGAACATGGCAGGTCTTGGCTATTCCAAGACCGGCTACAAAGGCACTTATGGCACAGCCATCACCATGAACGGTGCCATCGTTGCAGACTACATCACCGCAGGCACCTTAAACGCTGACCTCATCCGCGTTGGCACCCTCAAAGATAAGCAAGGAAACGTCAGCTGGAATCTTGCCACAGGCGCGCTCGATGCCAAAAACCTCTCCATTACCAGCCCGAACTTCACCTTAACCAGGACGGGCTATCTGACGGCAAAGTCTGCAAACCTGACCGGCAGTCTTACCACAGAAACAGACACCACCAAGCTCCGCGTAGGCTATGGCTACATGGCAATTGACTACAATGACAAGGAAATCGGTCTCGTTGGTGGAAATGGCTTTGCAGGATCTGACACCATCGCAGGACTTAACTTCAACCTCAAGAACACCGGTGATTACATGAGCTGGTCAGCCCAGCCAGCAAGCGGCGGCAATTTCACCATGATATGGACTTATGCCAGAAGCAGATTTGGCAACTTTAGTGCTGGGTGCTTAAACGCAGGATGCGATATCGATATGCACGGGCACGCACTCAAAAACGTGCGCTTTGATGTTGGCGGCATCACAGGCACCTGCAACTTCGTGAAAATCAACTCCATGTCCTCTGATGGCACCGTTTCCAATTGGTCTAACAACTGCAAGATGGTTTTCAAAAACGGCATCCTCATATCAGGCACCTTCTAA